A region from the Melioribacter roseus P3M-2 genome encodes:
- a CDS encoding four helix bundle protein, whose amino-acid sequence MVSKFQDLHVWQKAHQLVLNIYELTKSFPKDEKFRITEQLLRAVISIPTNIAEGFGRYTTKDYIKFLTIARGSVSEVVYLLLLTKDLNYISKTDYENYLQELEEIGKMINGLINSLKTKSDKS is encoded by the coding sequence ATGGTAAGTAAATTCCAGGATTTACATGTATGGCAGAAGGCTCATCAATTAGTTCTGAATATTTATGAGTTAACAAAATCCTTCCCAAAAGATGAGAAATTCAGAATTACAGAACAGTTATTAAGAGCTGTTATATCAATACCAACCAATATTGCGGAAGGTTTTGGAAGATACACAACCAAAGATTATATTAAATTTCTGACTATTGCACGCGGCTCAGTTTCGGAAGTAGTGTATTTGTTATTATTAACAAAAGATTTGAATTATATATCAAAAACTGACTATGAAAATTATTTACAAGAATTAGAAGAAATAGGAAAAATGATAAACGGACTAATAAATTCATTAAAAACAAAATCCGACAAATCATGA
- the glgP gene encoding alpha-glucan family phosphorylase: MVNYIGRFNVIPSLPKKLEPLREIVYNLFWTWNYDAIDLLRRLDPQLWEETYHNPVLMLGKISQKRLNDVAADDSFLAHMDRVYTQLKVYKEEKTWYQKNYNYGNENVIAYFSAEYGLTESLQIYSGGLGVLSGDHLKSSSDLGIPLVAVGLCYKEGYFQQYLTNDGWQQERYEITDFYNQPMTLITNKDNTPLKIELDFPGRKVYFQIWKIEIGRIPLYLLDTNVPENREEDRKITRTLYGGNIETRIQQEIVLGIGGIRALHAMELRPLVCHMNEGHSAFLSLERIRLLIKLYGLSFNEAKDINFHSNIFTTHTPVPAGIDIFPNDLMEKYFGAYYRNELQIDDKTFYKLGTIVKDKPPTNFNMAHLAMNMAGFVNGVSKLHGQVSKKMWQSGFPDIPFDEIPIEHVTNGVHIHSHLSNDMYELLYRYLGEKFNRDPSDEEVWKRIDEIPDEELWRTHERRRERLVAFARNRLKKQIMQRGGSASEINAAKEVLDAQALTIGFARRFATYKRANLIFRDIERLESILCNPDYPVQLIFAGKAHPKDEEGKKLIQEVIAMTKEPSLRKKIVFIENYDMNVARYMVEGCDVWLNNPRRPLEASGTSGMKVIANGGLNLSVLDGWWDEAYNHEVGWKIGNGEEYENLDYQDEVESRLIYEMIEKEIIPLFYNRGEDKLPRGWIAMMKNSMRALGPFFNTHRMVREYSERFYFKAYEKRLLLMNNKWKKAKEFSAWKQKVYQNWSNVKFISIAEELKGVELKVGNKYPITAEVELGDLTPKDIDVQIYYGKIDNGEKDKNFVTMTYVPKKSKDNRYTYRGEIECVNTGQFGFTLRILPKHELLINQFELGLIRWA, translated from the coding sequence ATGGTCAACTATATTGGCAGATTTAATGTAATACCTTCGTTGCCGAAGAAACTCGAACCGCTCAGGGAAATTGTTTACAATCTTTTCTGGACATGGAATTACGACGCAATCGATTTGTTGAGAAGACTCGACCCGCAATTGTGGGAAGAGACGTATCATAATCCTGTATTGATGCTCGGAAAAATAAGTCAAAAAAGATTGAACGACGTTGCGGCCGACGACAGCTTTCTGGCGCATATGGACAGAGTCTATACTCAACTCAAAGTTTATAAAGAAGAAAAGACTTGGTATCAAAAAAATTATAATTACGGTAATGAAAATGTAATTGCATATTTTTCCGCCGAGTACGGATTAACAGAATCTTTGCAAATTTATTCGGGCGGCCTCGGCGTGCTCTCCGGAGACCATCTCAAGTCTTCCAGCGACCTCGGAATTCCGCTTGTAGCAGTAGGACTTTGCTACAAGGAAGGATATTTCCAGCAGTACCTTACGAACGACGGCTGGCAGCAGGAGAGGTACGAGATTACCGATTTCTACAATCAACCGATGACGCTTATTACTAATAAGGATAATACGCCGCTCAAAATAGAACTCGACTTCCCCGGCAGAAAAGTTTATTTCCAGATCTGGAAAATCGAAATCGGAAGAATACCGCTATATCTTCTCGATACGAATGTGCCCGAGAACAGGGAGGAAGACAGAAAGATTACGCGCACTCTCTACGGCGGAAATATCGAAACGCGTATACAGCAGGAAATCGTATTGGGTATCGGAGGCATCCGCGCTCTACATGCCATGGAACTGCGCCCGCTGGTTTGCCATATGAACGAAGGACATTCGGCTTTTCTGTCGCTCGAAAGAATTCGACTTTTAATAAAATTATACGGACTATCGTTCAACGAAGCTAAAGACATAAATTTCCATTCCAATATTTTTACCACGCATACTCCGGTGCCCGCCGGAATCGACATTTTCCCGAATGATTTGATGGAAAAATATTTCGGCGCTTATTACAGAAACGAACTACAGATCGACGATAAAACCTTTTACAAACTCGGAACGATTGTTAAAGACAAACCGCCGACAAATTTCAATATGGCGCATCTGGCAATGAATATGGCGGGATTCGTAAACGGCGTAAGTAAATTACACGGACAGGTATCCAAAAAAATGTGGCAGAGCGGATTCCCGGATATTCCGTTCGACGAAATTCCGATTGAACACGTTACAAACGGAGTTCATATTCATTCGCATCTGTCGAACGATATGTACGAATTGCTCTACCGTTATCTGGGAGAAAAATTCAACCGCGACCCTTCCGATGAAGAAGTATGGAAAAGAATCGACGAAATTCCTGACGAAGAATTGTGGCGTACGCACGAAAGACGGCGCGAAAGACTCGTCGCATTTGCGCGCAACCGTTTGAAAAAACAGATTATGCAACGCGGCGGCTCGGCTTCGGAAATAAACGCCGCAAAGGAAGTGCTCGACGCTCAGGCATTGACTATCGGATTTGCCCGCAGGTTTGCCACATATAAAAGAGCCAATTTGATTTTCAGGGATATAGAACGCCTCGAAAGTATTTTATGCAATCCCGATTATCCCGTTCAGTTGATCTTTGCAGGCAAAGCTCACCCTAAAGACGAGGAAGGTAAAAAACTGATTCAGGAAGTGATAGCAATGACAAAAGAACCGTCATTGCGCAAGAAGATAGTTTTCATCGAAAACTACGATATGAATGTCGCGCGTTATATGGTTGAAGGATGCGACGTCTGGCTGAATAATCCGCGCAGACCTCTCGAAGCCAGCGGCACTTCCGGCATGAAAGTAATTGCAAACGGCGGATTGAATCTGAGCGTGCTCGACGGCTGGTGGGACGAAGCTTATAATCACGAAGTCGGATGGAAAATAGGCAACGGCGAAGAATATGAAAATCTCGACTACCAGGACGAAGTGGAATCGCGACTAATCTATGAAATGATCGAAAAGGAAATTATTCCTCTTTTCTATAACAGAGGCGAAGACAAACTCCCCCGCGGCTGGATTGCAATGATGAAAAATTCAATGCGCGCTCTCGGACCGTTTTTCAATACGCATCGCATGGTTCGCGAATATTCCGAACGCTTCTATTTCAAAGCCTACGAAAAACGCCTATTGCTGATGAATAATAAATGGAAAAAAGCAAAAGAATTTTCCGCCTGGAAACAAAAAGTATATCAAAACTGGAGCAATGTTAAATTCATAAGCATTGCAGAAGAACTTAAAGGCGTTGAATTGAAAGTAGGCAATAAATACCCGATAACGGCGGAAGTGGAACTCGGAGACCTTACGCCTAAAGATATCGACGTTCAGATTTATTACGGTAAAATAGATAACGGAGAAAAAGATAAAAATTTCGTGACGATGACTTACGTTCCGAAAAAATCGAAAGACAACAGATATACATATCGCGGAGAAATTGAATGCGTCAATACCGGACAGTTCGGTTTTACGTTGCGTATTCTTCCGAAACACGAATTGCTGATCAACCAGTTCGAACTTGGTTTAATCAGATGGGCTTAG
- a CDS encoding acyltransferase, which yields MNYYINEYAVVDDNVEIGEGTKIWHFSHVQSGAKIGKYCVLGQNVNVGNNVIIGNYVKIQNNVSVYEGVTLEDYVFCGPSMVFTNIKDPRSKYPQAGSEYYIKTLVKEGASLGANCTIVCGITIGKYAFVGAGAVVTKDVPDYGLVVGNPARLIGWVSEAGIKLKFNSDGFAVCPKSGKKYKLENGRVVERE from the coding sequence ATGAATTACTACATCAATGAATACGCGGTTGTCGACGATAATGTCGAAATAGGAGAAGGAACTAAAATATGGCATTTCAGTCATGTTCAGTCGGGCGCTAAGATAGGCAAATATTGTGTGTTGGGACAGAATGTAAATGTCGGTAACAATGTGATTATCGGCAATTACGTCAAAATACAAAACAACGTGTCTGTTTACGAAGGAGTTACGCTTGAAGACTATGTTTTCTGCGGACCTTCGATGGTCTTTACAAATATTAAAGATCCGCGCAGTAAATATCCGCAGGCCGGAAGCGAATATTATATTAAAACTTTAGTTAAAGAAGGGGCAAGTCTCGGCGCAAATTGTACGATTGTATGCGGAATTACAATCGGGAAATATGCGTTTGTGGGTGCGGGAGCGGTTGTAACCAAAGACGTTCCGGATTACGGATTGGTAGTCGGAAACCCCGCCAGATTAATCGGATGGGTGTCCGAAGCGGGAATAAAACTGAAATTTAATTCCGACGGTTTTGCCGTCTGCCCGAAAAGCGGTAAAAAGTATAAATTGGAAAACGGGAGAGTGGTGGAGAGGGAATAG
- a CDS encoding transposase has translation MKIGDEKIPIEVPRYKDNYSQRVENNDIYSQLKEQESPREEMIKSILLGLSQKDYGKLSKTIAESFGLSQSSISRKFIEESSKELEAYEKRDLSNYDFTALLIDGKYLSREQIVIAMGITIAGDKLLLGFIQSTTENSRAVKGLLKDLLDRNFKFEEGLLCVLDGSKGLSKAVKETFGKYCLIQRCNWHKRENVVS, from the coding sequence ATAAAAATAGGAGATGAGAAAATCCCAATAGAAGTACCAAGATATAAAGATAATTATAGCCAAAGAGTCGAAAACAATGACATTTACAGCCAATTAAAAGAACAAGAGAGTCCGAGAGAAGAGATGATAAAAAGCATCTTGTTGGGACTAAGCCAGAAGGACTACGGGAAATTAAGCAAAACCATAGCTGAAAGTTTTGGACTAAGTCAATCATCAATAAGCAGAAAATTTATAGAGGAGAGTTCCAAGGAATTAGAAGCTTATGAAAAAAGAGATTTATCTAATTACGATTTTACGGCATTGCTCATAGACGGGAAGTATTTATCAAGAGAACAAATAGTAATAGCAATGGGCATAACTATAGCCGGAGATAAGCTATTATTGGGATTTATACAATCGACTACAGAGAACTCAAGAGCAGTTAAAGGGTTGCTGAAAGATTTACTTGATAGAAATTTTAAGTTTGAGGAAGGACTTTTATGCGTCTTAGATGGTTCTAAAGGCTTAAGCAAAGCAGTAAAAGAGACATTTGGCAAATACTGTTTAATTCAGAGATGTAATTGGCATAAAAGGGAAAATGTTGTCAGCTAA
- the purB gene encoding adenylosuccinate lyase, with protein MIPRYTRPEMGHIWSDQFKFETWLKVEILACEARHKMGEIPDEDIKQIKEKANFDLNRILEIEETTKHDVIAFLTNVAEYVGPASRHIHYGMTSSDVLDTSLAYQLKTAGELLLKDLYELKKVLKKRAIEHKRTICVGRSHGIHAEPYSMGLKFALWHEETKRNIARLERAVENVSVGKISGAVGTFDHLTPQVEEYVCQKLGLKPEPVATQVVQRDRHAEFLSTLAIIGATLDKIAIEIRHLQRTEVLEAEEYFSKGQKGSSAMPHKRNPIISERLSGLARILRANSIAALENVPLWHERDISHSSAERVILPDSCIALDYMLNLAVKLIDNLIIYPDNMLDNLNKTRGLIFSQKILLKLVEKGIAREEAYKIVQDCSMKVWQDKSTNLKDELLKSGETLKYLSKDEVEEVFNPDKMLENLDYIFARSVEKD; from the coding sequence ATGATACCTCGTTATACGCGTCCCGAGATGGGGCATATCTGGAGCGACCAATTCAAATTCGAAACATGGCTGAAAGTGGAAATACTTGCTTGCGAAGCGCGTCATAAAATGGGAGAAATTCCGGACGAGGACATTAAACAAATAAAAGAAAAAGCAAATTTCGATCTGAATAGAATCCTTGAAATTGAAGAAACCACAAAACACGACGTTATTGCTTTTCTAACGAATGTTGCCGAATATGTGGGACCCGCTTCGCGCCACATTCACTACGGCATGACTTCGTCGGACGTTCTCGATACGTCTCTCGCTTATCAATTAAAAACAGCGGGGGAACTGTTATTAAAAGATTTGTACGAATTAAAAAAAGTTTTAAAGAAAAGAGCTATCGAACATAAACGAACAATTTGCGTGGGACGAAGTCACGGCATTCATGCCGAACCGTATTCCATGGGACTGAAATTTGCGCTCTGGCACGAAGAAACAAAAAGAAATATAGCCCGCCTCGAACGCGCCGTTGAAAATGTAAGCGTGGGTAAAATTTCCGGCGCAGTCGGCACGTTTGACCATTTGACTCCGCAAGTTGAAGAATACGTTTGCCAAAAACTCGGATTGAAACCCGAACCGGTGGCGACTCAGGTGGTTCAGCGCGACAGGCATGCGGAATTTCTTTCGACGCTTGCCATAATCGGCGCAACGCTCGATAAAATTGCAATTGAAATAAGACATTTGCAGCGCACGGAAGTCCTCGAAGCCGAAGAGTATTTTTCAAAAGGACAAAAGGGCTCTTCGGCAATGCCCCACAAAAGAAATCCGATTATAAGCGAACGTCTTAGCGGTCTTGCCCGTATTTTGAGGGCAAATTCGATTGCCGCTTTAGAAAATGTTCCGCTATGGCACGAACGAGATATTTCACATTCGTCAGCCGAACGCGTTATTCTGCCCGACAGTTGTATTGCTTTAGATTATATGCTCAATCTTGCCGTAAAATTAATCGATAACCTGATAATCTATCCCGACAATATGCTCGACAATCTCAATAAGACGCGCGGGCTCATTTTTTCTCAAAAAATATTGCTCAAACTGGTTGAAAAGGGGATTGCCCGCGAAGAAGCGTATAAAATTGTGCAGGACTGTTCCATGAAGGTATGGCAGGATAAATCGACAAACCTGAAAGACGAACTATTGAAATCCGGAGAGACTTTAAAATATCTGTCGAAAGATGAAGTCGAAGAAGTCTTTAATCCGGATAAAATGCTCGAAAATCTCGATTATATCTTTGCCCGGAGCGTGGAGAAGGATTAA
- the groL gene encoding chaperonin GroEL (60 kDa chaperone family; promotes refolding of misfolded polypeptides especially under stressful conditions; forms two stacked rings of heptamers to form a barrel-shaped 14mer; ends can be capped by GroES; misfolded proteins enter the barrel where they are refolded when GroES binds), whose translation MAAKIIEFSTDARSALKMGVDKLANAVKVTLGPKGRNVVIDKKFGAPTVTKDGVTVAKEIELEDPIENMGAQMVREVASKTSDVAGDGTTTATVLAQAIFREGLKNVTAGANPMDLKRGIDLAVTKVIDYLKSISKEVGGRDEIAQVGAISANNDKAIGDLIADAMEKVGKDGVITVEESKSAETTLEVVEGMQFDRGYISPYFVTNSETMEAVLEDAYILIHDKKISSMKDLLPILEKIAQSGKNLLIIAEDLEGEALATLVVNKLRGTLKVCAVKAPGFGDRRKAMLEDIAILTNGTVISEERGFKLENATIEYLGRAKRITVDKDNTTIVEGAGKPEEIKKRINEIKAQIEKTTSDYDREKLQERLAKLSGGVAVLKIGAATEVEMKEKKARVEDALHATRAAVEEGIIPGGGVALVRAIKSLDKVKGENDDQTTGVRIVQKALEEPLKQIAANAGLEGAVVLNKVLEGKDDYGFNAQTETYENLMKAGVIDPTKVTRTALENAASVASLLITTEAVVYEKKEEEKAAPAMPHGMGDMY comes from the coding sequence ATGGCAGCAAAAATAATTGAATTCAGCACTGACGCAAGAAGCGCTCTTAAAATGGGCGTTGATAAACTTGCCAATGCTGTTAAAGTTACTCTCGGTCCTAAAGGACGCAATGTTGTTATCGATAAAAAATTCGGCGCGCCCACTGTAACCAAAGACGGCGTTACGGTAGCCAAAGAAATCGAATTGGAAGACCCGATTGAAAATATGGGCGCTCAAATGGTTCGTGAAGTAGCCTCGAAAACAAGCGACGTTGCAGGCGACGGCACTACAACCGCTACCGTTTTGGCTCAGGCAATTTTCCGCGAAGGCTTGAAAAACGTTACCGCCGGCGCAAATCCGATGGACCTCAAACGCGGTATCGATCTTGCAGTTACTAAAGTTATCGACTATTTAAAATCGATCAGCAAAGAAGTCGGCGGACGCGACGAAATTGCTCAGGTAGGCGCTATCTCAGCAAATAACGACAAAGCTATCGGCGACTTGATTGCCGACGCTATGGAAAAAGTAGGCAAAGACGGCGTTATTACCGTGGAAGAAAGCAAATCCGCCGAAACTACTCTAGAAGTCGTTGAAGGTATGCAATTCGACCGCGGTTACATTTCGCCTTACTTCGTAACCAATTCGGAAACTATGGAAGCCGTTCTCGAAGACGCATACATTCTGATTCACGACAAGAAAATTTCCTCTATGAAAGATCTGCTTCCTATTCTTGAAAAAATCGCTCAGTCCGGAAAGAATCTCTTGATCATTGCAGAAGACCTCGAAGGCGAGGCTCTGGCTACGTTGGTTGTAAATAAATTGCGCGGCACTCTCAAAGTATGCGCCGTAAAAGCTCCCGGATTTGGCGACAGACGTAAAGCCATGCTCGAAGATATTGCAATCCTGACCAACGGTACGGTAATTTCCGAAGAAAGAGGCTTCAAACTCGAAAACGCTACAATCGAATATCTCGGTAGAGCTAAAAGAATTACCGTCGACAAAGACAATACAACTATTGTCGAAGGCGCAGGCAAACCCGAAGAAATCAAGAAGAGAATCAACGAAATCAAAGCTCAGATCGAAAAAACCACTTCGGATTACGACAGAGAAAAATTACAGGAACGTCTGGCTAAATTGTCCGGCGGCGTTGCAGTTCTGAAAATAGGAGCCGCTACCGAAGTTGAAATGAAAGAAAAGAAAGCCCGCGTTGAAGACGCTCTCCATGCTACAAGAGCGGCTGTTGAAGAAGGCATTATTCCCGGCGGCGGCGTTGCTCTGGTTCGCGCTATTAAATCGCTCGACAAAGTCAAAGGCGAAAACGACGACCAGACAACAGGCGTTCGTATTGTGCAAAAAGCCCTCGAAGAACCCCTTAAACAAATTGCTGCCAATGCCGGTTTGGAAGGCGCAGTTGTTCTCAATAAAGTTCTCGAAGGCAAAGACGATTACGGTTTCAACGCTCAGACCGAAACTTATGAAAATCTGATGAAAGCCGGCGTTATCGATCCTACTAAAGTTACGCGTACGGCTCTCGAAAACGCTGCTTCTGTCGCTTCGTTGTTGATTACAACCGAAGCCGTTGTTTACGAAAAGAAAGAAGAAGAAAAAGCCGCGCCGGCTATGCCGCACGGTATGGGCGACATGTATTAA
- a CDS encoding GIY-YIG nuclease family protein, which produces MKSYYVYIMTNKSKTLYTGITNNLIRRVYEHKNKLMPGFTSKYNITKLIYYEEFNDVKKAIEREKQIKGWLRKKKIELIEKENPEWKDLSKEWY; this is translated from the coding sequence ATGAAAAGTTATTATGTTTACATAATGACAAACAAAAGTAAAACTCTCTATACAGGCATTACAAATAATTTGATAAGAAGAGTCTATGAACATAAAAATAAATTAATGCCTGGATTCACAAGTAAATACAACATTACAAAGTTAATTTATTACGAAGAATTTAATGATGTCAAAAAAGCCATTGAAAGAGAAAAACAAATTAAAGGATGGCTAAGAAAAAAGAAAATAGAATTAATTGAAAAAGAAAATCCTGAATGGAAGGACCTAAGTAAAGAATGGTATTAG
- a CDS encoding Gfo/Idh/MocA family protein — protein sequence MNFAITGVAGYIAPRHLKAIKETGHNLVAALDPHDSVGLLDSYFPDASFFVEFERFERHLDLLHRKSESERVHFLSICSPNFLHDSHIRLALRIGADAICEKPLVLNPWNLDALETVEKETGRKVYTVLQLRTHPSIIELKRKVDTAIKSQPDKKFDISLDYITSRGLWYDFSWKGSLEKSGGVATNIGIHFFDMLIWIFGHPIHSRLIENNRRAMQGELELRNAFVKWNLSINYDDLPESVKSAGKRTYRSIKIDGEELEFTEGFTDLHTVVYRDILDGKGYGIYDARPSIELAYKIRNGIEF from the coding sequence ATGAACTTTGCAATTACAGGAGTAGCGGGCTATATAGCCCCAAGACATTTGAAAGCCATAAAAGAAACCGGACATAATCTCGTAGCCGCATTGGATCCTCACGATTCTGTGGGACTGTTGGATAGCTATTTCCCCGACGCAAGTTTTTTTGTTGAATTCGAACGGTTCGAACGTCACCTCGATTTACTGCACAGAAAATCCGAGTCGGAGCGCGTCCACTTTCTGTCGATTTGCTCGCCGAATTTTTTACACGATTCTCATATACGTCTTGCTTTAAGAATAGGAGCGGATGCAATTTGCGAAAAACCGCTTGTATTAAATCCGTGGAATCTCGACGCGCTTGAAACTGTCGAAAAGGAAACGGGAAGAAAAGTTTATACCGTATTGCAACTGAGAACGCATCCGTCAATTATTGAACTGAAACGGAAAGTTGATACTGCGATTAAGTCTCAACCGGATAAAAAATTCGATATCAGTCTCGATTATATCACATCGCGCGGACTGTGGTACGACTTTTCGTGGAAAGGAAGCCTTGAAAAATCGGGCGGCGTAGCGACTAATATTGGTATTCACTTTTTCGATATGTTGATCTGGATTTTCGGTCATCCGATACATTCCCGGCTTATCGAAAACAACAGACGTGCTATGCAGGGTGAATTGGAACTGAGAAATGCTTTTGTCAAATGGAATCTTTCGATTAATTACGATGACCTGCCGGAAAGCGTTAAATCCGCCGGAAAAAGAACTTACCGTTCTATAAAAATTGACGGGGAAGAACTCGAATTTACCGAAGGATTTACCGATCTGCACACAGTCGTTTATCGCGATATATTGGACGGTAAAGGATACGGCATTTACGACGCCCGCCCTTCCATTGAACTGGCATATAAGATCAGGAATGGGATCGAGTTTTAG
- a CDS encoding nucleotide sugar dehydrogenase, translating into MHFKKELLEKIENGKAVIGIIGMGYVGLPLTLAFANNGFEVIGFDVDENKIPLLNEGKSYIKHIDSKLIKDIIKKKKFKATSDFSKLKECDAVIICVPTPLDEHREPDMKYVKATAETIQKHLRKGQLITLESTTYPGTTEEILLPLFESAPHVQNTLTPNPKSPVPDSYTVGKDFFLAFSPEREDPGNKDFTTSTIPKIVGGVTESCREITVALYNKIVKTTVPVSSPRVAEAAKLLENIYRSVNIALVNELKVVFEKMNIDIWEVIDAAKTKPFGFQAFYPGPGLGGHCIPIDPFYLTWKAREYEINTKFIELAGEVNTFQPYYVVERAIEVLNENYKAIKGSKILILGVAYKKNVDDMRESPSLKLIELLRERGAEIDYNDPYVPKLPPTRKYKFDMHSVELRKDTIKLYDLVLLATDHDDYDYTFIRKHARLILDTRNAFKIKGLHEGNVFKA; encoded by the coding sequence ATGCATTTCAAAAAAGAACTTCTTGAAAAAATTGAAAACGGAAAAGCGGTAATCGGCATTATCGGTATGGGATATGTCGGTTTGCCTCTTACTCTTGCATTTGCAAATAACGGATTCGAAGTTATCGGTTTCGACGTCGATGAAAACAAGATACCTTTATTGAACGAAGGAAAAAGTTATATCAAACATATCGATTCTAAATTGATTAAAGATATTATCAAGAAAAAGAAATTCAAAGCTACCTCGGATTTTTCAAAATTGAAAGAATGCGACGCAGTTATTATTTGCGTTCCCACTCCTCTGGATGAGCATCGCGAACCGGATATGAAATACGTTAAAGCGACGGCTGAAACAATACAAAAACACTTACGGAAAGGACAGTTGATAACGCTCGAAAGCACAACGTATCCCGGTACGACCGAAGAAATTTTATTGCCGTTATTCGAATCGGCGCCGCATGTTCAAAATACACTAACCCCTAATCCCAAATCCCCGGTACCTGATTCTTACACCGTCGGCAAGGACTTCTTTCTGGCGTTCAGTCCGGAAAGAGAAGACCCCGGCAATAAAGATTTTACTACGAGCACAATACCAAAAATTGTGGGAGGAGTGACCGAAAGCTGCAGAGAGATAACGGTAGCGTTGTATAACAAGATTGTAAAAACTACGGTGCCCGTATCGTCTCCGCGCGTGGCTGAAGCGGCGAAACTCCTTGAAAATATTTATCGTTCCGTCAATATCGCGCTTGTAAACGAGTTGAAGGTTGTATTCGAAAAGATGAATATCGATATATGGGAAGTGATAGACGCCGCTAAAACAAAACCGTTCGGCTTTCAGGCGTTTTATCCGGGTCCGGGTCTCGGCGGGCATTGCATTCCGATCGATCCGTTTTATCTGACATGGAAAGCTCGCGAATATGAAATCAATACCAAATTCATCGAACTGGCGGGCGAAGTAAATACGTTTCAACCTTATTACGTAGTTGAAAGAGCTATAGAAGTATTAAACGAAAATTACAAGGCGATCAAAGGAAGTAAAATTTTAATACTGGGCGTTGCATACAAAAAGAATGTTGATGATATGAGAGAATCGCCTTCATTAAAATTAATCGAACTGTTGCGGGAACGCGGCGCGGAAATCGATTACAACGATCCCTATGTACCAAAGCTGCCGCCCACAAGAAAATATAAATTCGACATGCATTCTGTTGAACTGAGAAAAGACACTATAAAACTTTATGATTTGGTTCTGCTTGCAACAGACCATGACGACTACGATTACACATTTATTCGCAAACATGCCCGATTGATTCTCGATACCCGCAATGCATTTAAAATTAAAGGACTGCACGAGGGGAATGTGTTTAAGGCTTGA
- the groES gene encoding co-chaperone GroES, whose protein sequence is MADFKIKPLADRVIVKPKEAEETTKGGIILPDTAKEKPIEGTVVAVGEGRITEDGKLINMHVKVGDTVLYGKYSGTEVKIDGEEYLIMRESDIYGIVQK, encoded by the coding sequence ATGGCAGATTTCAAGATTAAACCTTTGGCTGACAGAGTAATTGTAAAACCGAAAGAAGCCGAAGAAACCACCAAAGGCGGAATTATTTTGCCCGACACCGCCAAAGAAAAACCGATTGAAGGCACTGTTGTGGCAGTAGGAGAGGGCAGAATTACCGAAGACGGAAAATTAATTAATATGCACGTTAAAGTCGGCGATACGGTATTATACGGAAAATATTCCGGCACCGAAGTTAAAATTGACGGCGAAGAATATTTGATTATGCGCGAAAGCGATATCTACGGAATTGTTCAAAAATAA